The Euphorbia lathyris chromosome 2, ddEupLath1.1, whole genome shotgun sequence genome includes a window with the following:
- the LOC136217829 gene encoding ureide permease 1-like isoform X2 yields the protein MDISGISSSEKSGLQICVVESKGGAVACMLLSLLCLGTWPALFTLLERRVGGGLMLSLGNLCTQYALAFLGLSLTEVITASTTVVIGTTLNYFLDDKINNAAILFPGVCCFMIAICLASAVHSSNATDNSAKLSSLFSDYNLEEEDTDDTTSKEDFSNKETKDWEIGNSTADEMRFGTAEFLVELENKRAIKVFGKSTVIGLTIAFFAGICFSLFSPAFNLATNDQWHMLEEGVAKLVVYTAFFWFSISCFLIAVIINVTFFYRPVLNLPRSSMKNYVSDWNGRGWALLSGLLCGVGNGLQFMGGEAAGYAAADAVQALPLVSTFWGIVLFGEYRRSSGRTYGLLVSMLLMFMVAVSVLMASAGTRKRSIQFQALF from the exons ATG GATATTTCAGGAATATCATCAAGTGAAAAAAGTGGGTTGCAAATTTGTGTTGTGGAGAGCAAAGGAGGAGCCGTAGCATGTATGCTGCTTTCTCTGCTCTGCCTAGGGACATGGCCTGCTCTTTTTACGCTTCTTGAAAGAAGAG TGGGTGGTGGGCTGATGCTTAGCCTAGGAAATTTATGCACACAGTATGCGTTGGCTTTTCTTGGTCTATCATTAACTGAAGTCATTACAGCAAGCACGACTGTTGTCATAG GAACAACTTTGAATTACTTCCTAGATGACAAGATTAACAATGCTGCGATTCTTTTTCCGGGAGTTTGTTGCTTCATGATTGCTATCTGTCTTGCTTCAGCAGTTCACTCATCCAATGCAACTGATAATAGTGCAAAACTCAGCAGTTTGTTTAGTGATTACAACCTTGAAGAAGA GGATACAGATGACACCACATCAAAAGAAGATTTTTCAAACAAAG AAACAAAGGATTGGGAGATTGGAAATAGTACTGCAGACGAGATGAGGTTTGGAACGGCAGAATTCCTTGTAGAGCTTGAGAACAAGAGAGCAATTAAA GTGTTCGGGAAGAGCACGGTAATAGGACTAACTATAGCGTTCTTTGCCGGTATATGCTTCTCTCTATTCTCACCTGCATTTAACTTGGCAACAAATGATCAATGGCACATGTTGGAAGAAGGGGTTGCTAAATTGGTTGTGTACACTGCATTTTTCTGGTTCTCAATCTCTTGTTTTCTAATTGCCGTCATTATCAACGTTACCTTCTTTTATCGCCCGGTGCTGAACCTACCTAGATCATCAATGAAGAATTATGTTAGTGACTGGAATGGAAGAGGTTGGGCTCTTTTATCTGGTCTCCTGTGTGGGGTTGGGAACGGCCTCCAATTCATGGGCGGGGAAGCAGCAGGTTATGCTGCGGCAGATGCTGTTCAGGCACTACCACTTGTGAGCACATTTTGGGGGATTGTATTATTTGGAGAATACAGGAGATCATCAGGAAGAACGTATGGATTATTAGTAAGTATGTTGTTGATGTTTATGGTTGCTGTTTCTGTTCTGATGGCATCAGCTGGGACTAGGAAAAGAAGCATACAATTTCAAGCTCTTTTCTAA
- the LOC136217829 gene encoding ureide permease 1-like isoform X1: protein MDISGISSSEKSGLQICVVESKGGAVACMLLSLLCLGTWPALFTLLERRGRLPQHTYLDYSITNLFAALFFALTFGEMGKTTPRSPNFLFQLSQLSENWPSVMFAVGGGLMLSLGNLCTQYALAFLGLSLTEVITASTTVVIGTTLNYFLDDKINNAAILFPGVCCFMIAICLASAVHSSNATDNSAKLSSLFSDYNLEEEDTDDTTSKEDFSNKETKDWEIGNSTADEMRFGTAEFLVELENKRAIKVFGKSTVIGLTIAFFAGICFSLFSPAFNLATNDQWHMLEEGVAKLVVYTAFFWFSISCFLIAVIINVTFFYRPVLNLPRSSMKNYVSDWNGRGWALLSGLLCGVGNGLQFMGGEAAGYAAADAVQALPLVSTFWGIVLFGEYRRSSGRTYGLLVSMLLMFMVAVSVLMASAGTRKRSIQFQALF from the exons ATG GATATTTCAGGAATATCATCAAGTGAAAAAAGTGGGTTGCAAATTTGTGTTGTGGAGAGCAAAGGAGGAGCCGTAGCATGTATGCTGCTTTCTCTGCTCTGCCTAGGGACATGGCCTGCTCTTTTTACGCTTCTTGAAAGAAGAGGTCGTCTTCCTCAGCATACTTATCTTGATTATTCCATTACTAATCTCTTCGCTGCTCTTTTTTTTGCTCTGACATTTGGTGAGATGGGCAAAACCACACCTCGATCTCCCAATTTTCTTTTCCAACTTTCTCAGTTAAGT GAAAATTGGCCTTCAGTGATGTTTGCAGTGGGTGGTGGGCTGATGCTTAGCCTAGGAAATTTATGCACACAGTATGCGTTGGCTTTTCTTGGTCTATCATTAACTGAAGTCATTACAGCAAGCACGACTGTTGTCATAG GAACAACTTTGAATTACTTCCTAGATGACAAGATTAACAATGCTGCGATTCTTTTTCCGGGAGTTTGTTGCTTCATGATTGCTATCTGTCTTGCTTCAGCAGTTCACTCATCCAATGCAACTGATAATAGTGCAAAACTCAGCAGTTTGTTTAGTGATTACAACCTTGAAGAAGA GGATACAGATGACACCACATCAAAAGAAGATTTTTCAAACAAAG AAACAAAGGATTGGGAGATTGGAAATAGTACTGCAGACGAGATGAGGTTTGGAACGGCAGAATTCCTTGTAGAGCTTGAGAACAAGAGAGCAATTAAA GTGTTCGGGAAGAGCACGGTAATAGGACTAACTATAGCGTTCTTTGCCGGTATATGCTTCTCTCTATTCTCACCTGCATTTAACTTGGCAACAAATGATCAATGGCACATGTTGGAAGAAGGGGTTGCTAAATTGGTTGTGTACACTGCATTTTTCTGGTTCTCAATCTCTTGTTTTCTAATTGCCGTCATTATCAACGTTACCTTCTTTTATCGCCCGGTGCTGAACCTACCTAGATCATCAATGAAGAATTATGTTAGTGACTGGAATGGAAGAGGTTGGGCTCTTTTATCTGGTCTCCTGTGTGGGGTTGGGAACGGCCTCCAATTCATGGGCGGGGAAGCAGCAGGTTATGCTGCGGCAGATGCTGTTCAGGCACTACCACTTGTGAGCACATTTTGGGGGATTGTATTATTTGGAGAATACAGGAGATCATCAGGAAGAACGTATGGATTATTAGTAAGTATGTTGTTGATGTTTATGGTTGCTGTTTCTGTTCTGATGGCATCAGCTGGGACTAGGAAAAGAAGCATACAATTTCAAGCTCTTTTCTAA
- the LOC136217829 gene encoding ureide permease 1-like isoform X3 yields the protein MFAVGGGLMLSLGNLCTQYALAFLGLSLTEVITASTTVVIGTTLNYFLDDKINNAAILFPGVCCFMIAICLASAVHSSNATDNSAKLSSLFSDYNLEEEDTDDTTSKEDFSNKETKDWEIGNSTADEMRFGTAEFLVELENKRAIKVFGKSTVIGLTIAFFAGICFSLFSPAFNLATNDQWHMLEEGVAKLVVYTAFFWFSISCFLIAVIINVTFFYRPVLNLPRSSMKNYVSDWNGRGWALLSGLLCGVGNGLQFMGGEAAGYAAADAVQALPLVSTFWGIVLFGEYRRSSGRTYGLLVSMLLMFMVAVSVLMASAGTRKRSIQFQALF from the exons ATGTTTGCAGTGGGTGGTGGGCTGATGCTTAGCCTAGGAAATTTATGCACACAGTATGCGTTGGCTTTTCTTGGTCTATCATTAACTGAAGTCATTACAGCAAGCACGACTGTTGTCATAG GAACAACTTTGAATTACTTCCTAGATGACAAGATTAACAATGCTGCGATTCTTTTTCCGGGAGTTTGTTGCTTCATGATTGCTATCTGTCTTGCTTCAGCAGTTCACTCATCCAATGCAACTGATAATAGTGCAAAACTCAGCAGTTTGTTTAGTGATTACAACCTTGAAGAAGA GGATACAGATGACACCACATCAAAAGAAGATTTTTCAAACAAAG AAACAAAGGATTGGGAGATTGGAAATAGTACTGCAGACGAGATGAGGTTTGGAACGGCAGAATTCCTTGTAGAGCTTGAGAACAAGAGAGCAATTAAA GTGTTCGGGAAGAGCACGGTAATAGGACTAACTATAGCGTTCTTTGCCGGTATATGCTTCTCTCTATTCTCACCTGCATTTAACTTGGCAACAAATGATCAATGGCACATGTTGGAAGAAGGGGTTGCTAAATTGGTTGTGTACACTGCATTTTTCTGGTTCTCAATCTCTTGTTTTCTAATTGCCGTCATTATCAACGTTACCTTCTTTTATCGCCCGGTGCTGAACCTACCTAGATCATCAATGAAGAATTATGTTAGTGACTGGAATGGAAGAGGTTGGGCTCTTTTATCTGGTCTCCTGTGTGGGGTTGGGAACGGCCTCCAATTCATGGGCGGGGAAGCAGCAGGTTATGCTGCGGCAGATGCTGTTCAGGCACTACCACTTGTGAGCACATTTTGGGGGATTGTATTATTTGGAGAATACAGGAGATCATCAGGAAGAACGTATGGATTATTAGTAAGTATGTTGTTGATGTTTATGGTTGCTGTTTCTGTTCTGATGGCATCAGCTGGGACTAGGAAAAGAAGCATACAATTTCAAGCTCTTTTCTAA